One window of Streptococcus suis genomic DNA carries:
- a CDS encoding cysteine desulfurase, protein MLEECKSDFPILDQIVNDEPLVYLDNAATTQKPQQVLDVLADYYQKDNANVHRGVHTLSERSTARYEAARQTVADFIRAKSSKEILFTRGTTTGLNWVAQFARDFLQADDEVIISVQEHHSNIIPWQQACQKTGAKLRYVTLKNGEIDMDVLKEVLSEKTKFVSLAHISNVLGSVAPIKEIAELVHAVGAYLVVDGAQSTPHIAIDVQDLDVDFFAFSGHKMLGPTGIGVLYGKQELLEQMSPVEFGGEMIEFVYEQYATWKELPWKFEAGTPNIAGAIGLAAAIDYLNDIGMEHVQQHEEELIAYIWPKLQAIPGLTIYGSQDVSKRTGLIAFNLDDLHPHDVATALDYEGVAVRAGHHCAQPLLSYLQVPATVRASFYIYNTKADCDKLVDALLKTKEFFNGPI, encoded by the coding sequence ATGTTAGAAGAGTGTAAATCAGATTTTCCCATTTTAGACCAAATTGTTAATGATGAGCCGCTGGTTTATCTGGATAATGCCGCAACGACGCAAAAGCCGCAGCAGGTATTGGATGTCTTGGCAGACTATTACCAGAAGGACAATGCCAATGTCCACCGTGGAGTGCATACCTTGTCTGAGCGCTCAACGGCCCGTTATGAGGCGGCGCGCCAGACGGTAGCTGATTTTATCCGTGCTAAGTCTAGCAAGGAAATCCTCTTTACCCGAGGAACGACGACGGGACTCAATTGGGTGGCTCAGTTTGCTAGAGATTTTCTCCAAGCAGACGACGAGGTCATCATTTCGGTTCAGGAGCACCATTCCAATATCATTCCTTGGCAGCAGGCCTGCCAGAAAACAGGGGCCAAGCTCCGCTATGTTACCTTGAAAAATGGCGAGATCGACATGGACGTCCTGAAGGAAGTCCTGTCTGAAAAGACCAAGTTTGTCTCTCTAGCCCATATTTCCAATGTTTTGGGCTCAGTTGCGCCCATTAAGGAAATAGCAGAGCTGGTGCACGCGGTCGGTGCCTACTTGGTAGTGGACGGTGCCCAATCAACTCCGCATATAGCTATTGATGTGCAGGATTTGGACGTAGATTTCTTTGCCTTCTCAGGACACAAGATGTTGGGACCAACTGGTATTGGTGTCCTCTATGGCAAACAAGAACTGCTAGAACAAATGTCTCCTGTCGAATTCGGGGGTGAAATGATTGAATTTGTCTATGAACAATACGCAACTTGGAAGGAACTACCTTGGAAATTCGAAGCGGGGACACCTAATATTGCGGGTGCTATCGGACTTGCAGCTGCCATTGATTACCTAAATGACATCGGCATGGAGCATGTCCAGCAGCACGAGGAAGAATTGATTGCTTACATCTGGCCAAAATTGCAGGCCATTCCCGGCTTGACCATTTACGGTAGCCAGGACGTCAGTAAGCGGACAGGTTTGATTGCCTTTAATCTGGATGATTTGCACCCACACGATGTGGCGACTGCCTTGGATTATGAAGGCGTTGCTGTTCGAGCAGGTCATCATTGTGCCCAACCGCTTCTCAGTTATCTGCAGGTGCCGGCGACTGTTCGGGCAAGTTTCTATATTTACAATACCAAGGCTGACTGCGACAAGCTGGTCGATGCCTTGCTCAAAACAAAGGAGTTTTTCAATGGCCCTATCTAG
- a CDS encoding SUF system NifU family Fe-S cluster assembly protein: MALSRLDSLYMAVVSEHSKSPRHHGSLSGVEKLELHNPTCGDVIELSVKIEDNVITDIAFDGVGCTISTASASMMTEAVLGKSLDQAQELAEVFSQMVQGQQDDKQKELGDAALLAGVAKFPQRIKCATLSWNALKKAMDSHVS; the protein is encoded by the coding sequence ATGGCCCTATCTAGGTTAGACTCGCTCTATATGGCCGTTGTGTCAGAGCATTCCAAATCTCCTCGCCATCATGGTAGCCTCTCAGGGGTCGAAAAGCTTGAATTGCATAATCCCACCTGCGGCGATGTCATTGAATTGTCTGTCAAAATCGAGGATAATGTCATCACAGACATTGCCTTTGATGGTGTCGGCTGTACCATTTCCACAGCCTCGGCCTCTATGATGACAGAGGCCGTTCTCGGAAAGAGTCTGGACCAAGCCCAAGAACTGGCGGAAGTCTTTTCTCAAATGGTCCAAGGTCAGCAAGACGACAAGCAAAAAGAATTGGGAGATGCCGCGCTTCTAGCGGGTGTTGCCAAATTTCCACAGCGAATTAAATGTGCGACCCTATCCTGGAATGCCCTCAAAAAGGCAATGGACAGCCATGTCAGCTAA
- the sufB gene encoding Fe-S cluster assembly protein SufB, with translation MSEERIEPTPIDLGEYKFGFHDENVELVASTGKGLNEEVIREMSRIKGEPEWMLEFRLKSYETFKKMPMQTWGADLSELDFDDIVYYQKPSDKPARSWDDVPDKIKETFERIGIPEAERAYLAGASAQYESEVVYHNMKEEYDKHGIIFTDTDTALKEHPELFKKYFGKLVPPSDNKLAALNSAVWSGGTFIYVPKGVKLDIPLQTYFRINNEGTGQFERTLIIVDEGASVHYVEGCTAPTYSTASLHAAIVEIIAHEGAYMRYTTIQNWSDNVYNLVTKRARAEKNATVEWIDGNLGAKTTMKYPAVYLEGEGARGTMLSIAFANKGQVQDTGAKMIHNAPRTSSSIVSKSIARGGGEVNYRGQVTFAKNSAKSISHIECDTIIMDDISKSDTIPFNEIHNSQVALEHEAKVSKISEEQLYYLMSRGLSESEATEMIVMGFVEPFTKELPMEYAVELNRLIAYEMEGSVG, from the coding sequence ATGTCAGAAGAAAGAATTGAACCAACCCCGATTGATCTTGGGGAATATAAATTCGGTTTCCATGATGAAAACGTGGAACTGGTAGCTTCGACTGGTAAGGGGTTGAACGAAGAAGTTATTCGTGAAATGTCCCGTATCAAAGGCGAGCCTGAATGGATGCTGGAATTCCGTCTCAAGTCCTATGAGACCTTCAAGAAAATGCCTATGCAGACTTGGGGTGCAGACCTATCTGAACTGGATTTTGATGATATTGTTTACTATCAAAAACCATCGGATAAACCGGCACGTAGCTGGGATGATGTACCAGACAAAATCAAGGAAACCTTTGAACGCATCGGTATCCCAGAAGCTGAGCGTGCTTACCTGGCAGGTGCTTCTGCCCAGTACGAATCAGAAGTGGTTTACCACAACATGAAGGAAGAGTACGACAAGCACGGCATTATCTTTACAGATACTGACACGGCTCTCAAGGAACATCCAGAGCTCTTCAAAAAATACTTTGGAAAACTCGTTCCGCCATCAGACAATAAACTGGCCGCCCTCAACTCAGCCGTTTGGTCAGGTGGTACCTTTATCTACGTGCCAAAAGGCGTCAAGTTAGATATTCCATTGCAGACTTATTTTCGTATCAACAACGAAGGAACAGGTCAGTTTGAGCGGACGCTGATTATTGTGGATGAGGGAGCAAGTGTTCACTACGTCGAAGGCTGTACAGCGCCGACCTATTCGACTGCTAGCCTGCACGCTGCCATCGTGGAAATCATTGCCCACGAAGGTGCCTACATGCGCTACACGACCATCCAGAACTGGTCTGACAATGTCTATAACCTCGTAACCAAGCGTGCTCGCGCAGAGAAAAATGCTACGGTCGAGTGGATTGACGGAAACCTCGGTGCCAAGACGACCATGAAATACCCGGCCGTTTATCTGGAAGGAGAAGGCGCGCGTGGAACCATGTTGTCCATTGCCTTTGCTAACAAGGGTCAGGTACAGGATACCGGTGCCAAGATGATTCACAATGCACCACGGACCTCCTCGTCTATCGTATCCAAATCTATTGCCCGTGGCGGTGGAGAAGTTAACTACCGTGGTCAAGTAACTTTTGCCAAAAACTCGGCAAAATCAATCAGCCACATCGAGTGTGATACCATCATCATGGACGACATTTCCAAGTCGGACACTATCCCGTTCAACGAAATCCACAACTCACAAGTGGCCCTGGAACACGAAGCCAAAGTATCAAAAATCTCAGAGGAACAACTCTATTACCTCATGAGCCGCGGCCTATCTGAATCTGAAGCCACAGAGATGATTGTCATGGGCTTTGTCGAACCATTCACCAAAGAACTCCCAATGGAATACGCAGTCGAACTCAACAGACTGATTGCCTATGAGATGGAGGGGAGTGTTGGCTAA
- a CDS encoding PHP domain-containing protein — MRDNHLHTHHSYDSKVRFQDYLEHYSGEIVTTEHFDLSNPYSKQDDIPDYEAYSQEIAVLNEDYGKRIKKGIEIGYFQPRETDILAYLADKDFDLKLLSVHHNGVNDYLDEEVADMDKMAVMTDYLDRLEYAVGRVPADVLAHFDYGFRLFDVTVQELETFEPQLIRIFKKMIAHDLAFELNAKSIYLYHHEELYRYALQLVKELGCHRYSLGSDGHVLEHFQLGFEKMLQMLEDYGIPEEEIINL, encoded by the coding sequence ATGAGAGACAACCACCTGCATACCCACCACTCCTACGATTCCAAGGTGCGATTTCAAGATTATCTTGAGCATTACAGCGGCGAAATCGTGACGACGGAGCATTTTGATTTGTCCAATCCCTATAGCAAGCAGGATGATATTCCTGATTATGAGGCCTATTCCCAAGAAATTGCTGTGCTTAATGAAGACTATGGTAAGCGCATCAAGAAAGGCATTGAAATCGGCTATTTCCAACCGCGGGAAACCGATATTCTAGCCTACTTAGCAGACAAAGACTTCGACCTCAAATTATTATCCGTCCATCACAACGGAGTTAACGATTATCTAGACGAAGAAGTGGCAGATATGGACAAGATGGCGGTCATGACCGATTATTTGGACCGCTTGGAATATGCCGTCGGACGGGTTCCAGCTGACGTCTTGGCGCATTTTGACTACGGTTTCCGCCTCTTTGATGTGACTGTTCAAGAACTAGAGACTTTTGAGCCCCAGCTCATCCGCATTTTCAAGAAAATGATAGCGCATGATTTAGCCTTTGAACTCAATGCCAAGAGCATCTACCTCTATCACCACGAAGAACTGTACCGTTACGCTCTTCAATTGGTCAAAGAACTAGGTTGCCACCGCTATTCTCTGGGCTCCGACGGACATGTCTTGGAACATTTTCAACTGGGCTTCGAGAAGATGTTGCAGATGCTAGAAGACTACGGAATTCCAGAAGAAGAGATTATAAATTTATAA
- the hisC gene encoding histidinol-phosphate transaminase, with protein MKIKGLRKITPYVAGAQPQVANMIKLNTNENAYGPSPAVVAALADFDATNLRRYSSLDQAELRQALAEQHGLEADQFVIGNGSDDVLSMAFLSFFQTEQPILFPDLTYGFYKVWANLYQVPFKEIPLAEDFSWRVADYQRECGGVILTNPNAPTGCFQSLGDIEEVLKANPQVVVIVDEAYVNFGGQTAIPLLDKYPNLFITRTFSKDASLAGLRVGYGIGSKELIGVIQAVRNAINPYNVDAISEALALAAVKDWANYEETCRKIMATRDWFAEELTRLGFDVLPSATNFLLVRPSRVSAGELFKHLEEEQIYVRYFPNQERIKDRLRISIGTQEEMEQVLARIKEGCL; from the coding sequence ATGAAAATAAAAGGGCTTAGAAAGATTACGCCTTATGTGGCTGGAGCGCAACCACAGGTGGCCAATATGATTAAACTTAATACCAACGAGAATGCCTATGGACCAAGTCCAGCGGTAGTTGCAGCTTTGGCTGATTTTGATGCGACAAACCTACGTCGCTATTCGAGTCTGGATCAGGCGGAACTTCGTCAGGCCTTGGCGGAGCAACATGGTTTGGAGGCAGACCAATTTGTCATTGGCAATGGTTCGGATGACGTCTTGTCTATGGCTTTTCTGTCCTTCTTTCAAACGGAGCAACCGATTTTGTTTCCAGATTTGACCTACGGCTTTTACAAGGTCTGGGCTAATTTGTATCAGGTACCTTTTAAAGAGATACCGCTGGCGGAGGATTTTAGCTGGCGAGTGGCAGATTATCAGAGAGAATGTGGGGGAGTGATTTTGACCAATCCCAACGCTCCGACGGGATGCTTCCAGTCTCTGGGCGATATTGAGGAGGTTCTGAAGGCTAATCCGCAGGTCGTTGTCATCGTTGATGAGGCTTATGTCAATTTCGGCGGGCAGACAGCTATTCCGCTTTTGGACAAATACCCCAATCTCTTCATTACGCGGACCTTCTCCAAGGATGCATCACTAGCGGGTTTGCGTGTCGGATACGGCATAGGTTCCAAGGAGCTGATAGGTGTTATTCAAGCGGTGCGCAATGCCATCAATCCTTACAATGTGGATGCCATTTCGGAAGCTTTGGCTTTGGCTGCGGTCAAGGATTGGGCCAATTACGAAGAGACCTGCCGGAAGATTATGGCAACGCGCGATTGGTTTGCGGAAGAATTGACCAGACTTGGCTTTGACGTTTTGCCGTCAGCAACCAATTTCCTCCTAGTGCGACCATCTCGTGTTAGTGCGGGAGAACTGTTCAAGCACTTGGAAGAGGAGCAGATTTATGTCCGGTATTTTCCAAACCAAGAACGCATAAAAGATAGACTACGCATCTCCATCGGCACACAAGAGGAGATGGAGCAGGTCTTAGCAAGGATAAAGGAAGGGTGCCTATGA
- a CDS encoding ATP phosphoribosyltransferase regulatory subunit — MNNRTLPQGLHDKLFKRARTTYEIERTVSDLLIERGFHRIETPTLEHFEVFSDTVDTNNYHLFDKRGHLLSLRPDITSQVARVIASTRVQTPIKFSYSGKVFRSQEAMRGLENERTQAGIEIIGYPVQEAYAEAISSAKQALERSGLKDYKFEFSHAAILKTIFQQLELTYEVADDLSLHIRDKNITKLHEFTKQHPSEFDGFISRLPYLFGEAEAVLAEARQVSQNAQLLQAFDQLEAFIAMAEIDLGPVTVDLAQLPTVPYYTGMMFKVFDQQLPDAFLSGGRYDKLFEQFGAKELTAIGWALEIDAIYQAIRQDLDYQGGK, encoded by the coding sequence ATGAACAATCGAACATTGCCACAAGGACTGCACGACAAGCTTTTCAAACGCGCTCGTACCACCTATGAAATTGAGCGGACGGTCAGCGACCTATTGATAGAGCGCGGTTTTCATCGGATTGAAACGCCGACCTTGGAGCATTTTGAAGTCTTTTCAGATACTGTCGATACCAATAATTATCACCTTTTTGACAAGAGAGGCCATCTTCTGAGCTTGCGGCCGGATATTACTAGCCAAGTAGCCCGTGTCATTGCTTCAACTCGGGTGCAGACGCCTATTAAATTTTCTTATTCGGGCAAGGTCTTTCGCAGTCAAGAAGCCATGCGGGGCTTGGAAAATGAACGCACTCAAGCCGGGATTGAAATCATTGGCTACCCTGTACAGGAGGCCTATGCTGAAGCCATTTCTAGTGCCAAACAAGCCTTGGAACGTTCGGGGTTGAAAGACTACAAATTTGAGTTTTCGCATGCAGCCATCCTCAAGACGATTTTTCAGCAATTGGAACTAACTTATGAGGTGGCGGATGATTTGTCCCTCCATATTCGGGATAAAAATATTACCAAGCTCCACGAATTTACCAAGCAGCATCCGAGTGAATTTGATGGTTTCATCAGTCGTTTGCCTTACTTGTTTGGAGAGGCAGAGGCGGTCTTGGCAGAAGCCCGGCAGGTGTCGCAGAACGCGCAATTATTGCAGGCTTTTGACCAATTAGAAGCATTTATCGCCATGGCAGAAATTGATTTGGGGCCTGTCACAGTGGATTTGGCCCAACTTCCGACGGTTCCATACTATACAGGTATGATGTTCAAGGTTTTTGACCAGCAATTGCCAGACGCCTTTTTATCAGGTGGGCGGTATGACAAGCTCTTTGAGCAGTTTGGAGCCAAGGAGCTGACGGCTATCGGTTGGGCCTTGGAAATTGATGCCATTTACCAAGCCATTCGACAGGATTTAGACTATCAAGGAGGGAAGTAA
- the hisG gene encoding ATP phosphoribosyltransferase: protein MGDQITIALTKGRIEKETLALLEKAGFDMSFMADKGRNLIFESPDGQFRFLLVKAPDVTTYVRHGVADMGVVGKDVLIEHSAGFLEMLDLNFGLCKFSVASVPTYNPSDHKRKRIATKYPTVALEHFKQKGEDVEIISIQGSVEIAPVLGLADAIVDIVETGNTLVANGLVVFEDICRISSRLIVNKASIKNKPQVLSFIKKLEDIVGNEEVPFR from the coding sequence ATGGGTGATCAGATTACCATTGCCTTGACCAAGGGGCGGATTGAGAAGGAAACCTTGGCTCTTCTGGAAAAGGCGGGTTTTGATATGTCTTTCATGGCCGATAAGGGGCGGAATTTGATTTTTGAAAGCCCTGATGGGCAGTTTCGCTTTTTACTGGTCAAGGCTCCGGATGTAACGACCTATGTTCGCCACGGAGTGGCAGATATGGGCGTTGTCGGCAAGGATGTCTTGATTGAGCATTCTGCAGGATTTTTGGAAATGTTGGATTTGAACTTTGGCTTGTGTAAATTCTCGGTTGCCTCTGTTCCAACTTACAATCCCAGTGATCACAAGCGGAAGCGGATTGCGACCAAGTATCCAACAGTTGCCCTGGAACATTTTAAGCAAAAGGGCGAGGATGTCGAGATTATTTCTATTCAAGGTAGTGTGGAAATTGCTCCTGTTCTGGGACTGGCCGATGCCATCGTCGATATTGTGGAGACGGGCAATACCTTGGTGGCCAATGGTTTAGTGGTCTTTGAAGATATTTGTCGGATTTCCTCGCGTTTGATTGTCAATAAAGCCAGCATCAAGAATAAGCCTCAAGTGCTATCATTTATCAAGAAATTAGAAGACATTGTCGGAAATGAGGAGGTACCTTTTAGATGA
- the hisD gene encoding histidinol dehydrogenase → MKRLSGTSQDIAALLYQEQVALNAETVSVEETVKEIMERVAREGDAALKAYNLQFDGIELDDLEVSQAQIDAAFEQIEPDILSALEGAKANIASYHQQQVEVGFEDQPSEGVLRGQLIRPLERVGVYVPGGTAAYPSSVLMNVIPAKIAGVEEIIMITPPQETYNPAILVAARLAGVDKIYQVGGAHGIAALAYGTQSIPKVDKITGPGNIYVATAKKLVYGLVGIDMIAGPSEIGIIADETANPVFVAADLLSQAEHDRLARAILVTNSEVLAEQVELEIERQLQTLPREEIARASIEQNGRIIVTDTVEAMFDLMNLVAPEHLEIAMEDAYEYLSLVKHAGSIFLGHYTSEPIGDYYAGTNHVLPTSGTSRFYSALGVYDFIKRIQYTQYSKKAVQEAGQAITNLAYSEGLAAHARAIEVRNEES, encoded by the coding sequence ATGAAACGCTTAAGTGGAACAAGTCAAGACATTGCGGCCTTGCTCTATCAAGAACAAGTGGCGCTGAATGCAGAAACGGTCTCCGTAGAAGAGACCGTCAAGGAAATCATGGAACGGGTCGCTCGTGAAGGAGATGCAGCTCTGAAAGCCTACAATCTCCAGTTTGACGGGATCGAGCTCGATGACTTAGAAGTCAGTCAAGCGCAAATAGATGCAGCTTTTGAGCAGATTGAACCAGACATTCTCTCAGCCTTAGAAGGTGCCAAAGCCAATATCGCTTCCTACCACCAGCAACAGGTGGAAGTAGGTTTTGAGGACCAACCGTCTGAAGGCGTCCTTCGTGGGCAACTCATTCGTCCCCTAGAGCGAGTGGGTGTCTATGTTCCGGGAGGAACAGCCGCCTATCCTTCTTCGGTCTTGATGAATGTCATCCCTGCAAAAATTGCTGGTGTGGAGGAAATCATCATGATTACCCCGCCACAAGAGACCTACAATCCAGCGATTTTGGTGGCAGCAAGATTGGCTGGAGTGGATAAGATTTATCAGGTTGGCGGAGCCCACGGGATAGCCGCGCTAGCTTATGGAACGCAGTCCATTCCCAAGGTGGATAAAATTACCGGGCCAGGCAATATCTATGTTGCAACGGCCAAGAAATTGGTCTATGGCTTGGTTGGAATTGATATGATTGCTGGTCCATCTGAGATTGGTATTATCGCAGACGAGACGGCAAATCCTGTTTTTGTAGCGGCGGATTTGTTGTCACAGGCGGAGCACGATCGCTTGGCGCGTGCGATTTTGGTGACCAATTCGGAAGTCTTGGCTGAGCAAGTCGAGCTAGAAATCGAGCGGCAATTGCAGACCTTGCCGCGTGAGGAAATTGCGCGGGCATCCATTGAGCAGAACGGACGCATTATCGTGACAGACACAGTAGAAGCCATGTTTGACTTGATGAATTTGGTGGCGCCTGAACATTTGGAAATTGCTATGGAAGATGCCTATGAGTATCTCTCCTTGGTCAAGCATGCGGGGTCCATTTTCTTGGGTCATTATACCAGTGAGCCGATTGGGGATTATTATGCAGGGACCAATCATGTTCTGCCAACTTCAGGCACCAGCCGTTTCTATTCAGCGTTGGGTGTCTATGATTTTATCAAACGAATACAATACACACAATATAGTAAAAAAGCCGTGCAAGAGGCTGGTCAGGCCATTACAAATTTGGCCTATTCAGAAGGATTGGCTGCTCATGCACGGGCCATTGAGGTGAGAAATGAAGAAAGTTAA
- the serB gene encoding phosphoserine phosphatase SerB, with the protein MKKVKGLLVMDVDSTLIMEEGIDLLGEEAGLGQRVADITERAMRGELDFEEALRERVGLLAGLSETVLDRILGRIHFTPGAEELVAELHKRGYKVAVVSGGFHQTVNVLAERLNLDYVKANTLEIVNGVLTGRVTGDIVTKDVKETMLRTWAAENGLDMQDTIAVGDGANDLPMIQAAGIGIAFCAKPIVQEQAPYQINEKNLYQVIEILDRVKK; encoded by the coding sequence ATGAAGAAAGTTAAGGGATTATTGGTCATGGATGTGGACAGCACCCTGATCATGGAAGAAGGTATTGACCTGCTGGGCGAAGAAGCTGGTCTCGGTCAGCGAGTCGCGGACATTACCGAGCGCGCCATGCGAGGGGAATTGGATTTTGAAGAAGCCTTGCGTGAACGCGTTGGTTTGCTGGCGGGCTTGTCCGAAACGGTTTTGGACCGCATTTTAGGGCGCATTCATTTCACACCGGGAGCAGAAGAACTGGTAGCAGAGCTCCACAAGCGGGGTTACAAGGTAGCCGTCGTGTCAGGTGGTTTTCATCAGACGGTCAATGTGTTGGCGGAACGGCTCAATTTGGACTATGTTAAGGCTAATACGCTAGAAATTGTCAACGGAGTTTTGACAGGACGCGTGACCGGCGACATTGTGACCAAGGATGTTAAGGAAACCATGCTCAGAACTTGGGCGGCAGAAAATGGTCTCGACATGCAAGATACGATTGCAGTGGGCGATGGTGCCAACGATCTGCCCATGATTCAGGCAGCTGGTATCGGCATCGCCTTCTGCGCCAAACCCATTGTGCAGGAACAGGCTCCTTATCAAATCAATGAGAAAAATTTGTATCAGGTGATTGAGATTTTGGATAGAGTGAAGAAATAA
- the hisB gene encoding imidazoleglycerol-phosphate dehydratase HisB, with protein sequence MRTASIERNTFETKIKLTVNLDVQEPVEIVTGVGFFDHMLTLFARHSRMSLVVHVDGDTWVDSHHTVEDVGIVLGQAIKEALGDKVGINRYGTSFVPMDETLGMSSLDLSGRSYLVFDATFDNPKLGDFDTELVEEFFQALAFNLQMNLHLKILHGQNSHHKAESLFKATGRALREAITINPDIKGVNSTKGLL encoded by the coding sequence ATGAGAACAGCAAGCATTGAACGCAATACCTTTGAAACAAAAATTAAGTTGACGGTTAATTTGGATGTGCAGGAACCGGTTGAGATTGTGACGGGTGTGGGCTTTTTTGACCACATGTTGACCCTTTTTGCCCGCCACAGCCGCATGTCTCTAGTTGTCCATGTAGACGGCGATACGTGGGTGGACAGCCATCATACGGTTGAGGATGTCGGGATTGTTCTTGGACAAGCCATCAAGGAAGCTCTGGGCGACAAGGTCGGTATCAATCGTTACGGGACTTCTTTTGTGCCTATGGATGAGACGCTGGGAATGTCTAGTCTAGACTTGTCTGGACGCTCTTATTTGGTCTTCGATGCGACTTTTGACAATCCAAAATTAGGCGATTTTGATACGGAATTGGTCGAAGAATTCTTCCAAGCCTTGGCTTTCAACCTGCAGATGAATCTGCATTTGAAGATTTTGCACGGGCAAAATAGTCACCATAAGGCTGAAAGTCTCTTCAAGGCAACAGGTCGAGCTCTTCGCGAAGCCATTACCATCAACCCTGATATTAAGGGTGTCAATTCAACAAAAGGACTCTTGTAA
- the hisH gene encoding imidazole glycerol phosphate synthase subunit HisH, translating into MIRVIDYDAGNTANVLRALEKIGVAAELTADPEKILSATGLILPGVGAFPSAMAELEKRQLLPAIQTAVAAGKPFLGICLGMQLLLDQGLEHQPTKGLGLIPGVCRPIPAKEGYPVPHMGWNQLEVKQKNPLTDGLDDQSVYFVHSYFTDVAPEYIDATADYSREIPAMISKGNVFGAQFHPEKSGQVGLGILTKFAALCQK; encoded by the coding sequence ATGATACGAGTGATTGATTACGATGCTGGAAATACAGCCAATGTCCTGCGGGCCTTGGAAAAAATCGGTGTAGCTGCGGAATTGACGGCGGATCCTGAGAAAATTTTGTCGGCTACAGGTTTGATTTTACCGGGAGTCGGTGCCTTTCCGTCGGCTATGGCTGAATTAGAAAAACGCCAACTGCTCCCAGCTATTCAGACAGCTGTGGCGGCTGGCAAGCCTTTTTTGGGCATTTGTTTAGGCATGCAGTTGCTCTTAGACCAAGGTTTGGAACACCAGCCGACCAAGGGTTTGGGCCTCATTCCCGGTGTTTGTCGTCCTATTCCAGCTAAAGAGGGCTATCCTGTGCCCCACATGGGCTGGAATCAGTTGGAAGTCAAGCAGAAAAATCCACTGACAGATGGGCTTGATGACCAGTCGGTTTACTTTGTTCACAGTTATTTTACCGATGTAGCGCCTGAATATATCGACGCAACAGCGGATTATAGCAGGGAAATTCCAGCAATGATTTCAAAAGGAAATGTCTTTGGGGCGCAGTTTCACCCTGAAAAATCAGGTCAGGTTGGGCTTGGCATTTTGACAAAGTTTGCGGCATTATGTCAGAAATAG
- the hisA gene encoding 1-(5-phosphoribosyl)-5-[(5-phosphoribosylamino)methylideneamino]imidazole-4-carboxamide isomerase, with protein MQIYPAIDIRNGKAVRLFKGDFNQETVVNPDVLDQAKTFAAAGIDFIHVVDLDGALEGHATNRDLIASLKSETGLRIQVGGGVRTLDQIADYLDAGIDRVIIGSMAVKNPDFVKQALKRFGSQAIVVGIDAKNGFVATEGWLETSQVDYMSLAKEMEKIGVRLFVYTDVDRDGTLTGPNFDHYRKLKATLTEADVIASGGIHSMSDLVELAQIGVSGTIVGKAYYSGKVSLDDLQQFGG; from the coding sequence ATGCAGATTTATCCAGCGATTGATATTCGAAATGGGAAGGCAGTGCGTCTCTTTAAAGGAGACTTTAATCAGGAGACCGTTGTTAACCCAGATGTATTAGACCAAGCCAAAACATTTGCGGCTGCGGGGATTGACTTTATTCACGTGGTAGATTTGGACGGTGCTTTAGAGGGACATGCGACCAATAGGGATTTGATTGCCAGTTTGAAAAGCGAGACCGGTCTCCGCATTCAAGTTGGAGGTGGCGTTCGCACCTTGGACCAGATTGCGGACTATCTGGATGCGGGCATTGACCGTGTCATTATTGGGTCTATGGCTGTTAAAAACCCAGATTTTGTCAAGCAAGCCTTGAAGCGTTTTGGGAGTCAGGCCATTGTCGTGGGCATCGATGCCAAAAATGGCTTTGTCGCAACAGAAGGTTGGCTAGAAACCAGTCAAGTAGATTATATGAGCTTGGCCAAGGAGATGGAAAAGATTGGTGTGCGGCTTTTTGTCTACACCGATGTGGACCGCGACGGTACCTTGACAGGTCCTAATTTTGACCATTACAGAAAATTGAAGGCGACCTTGACAGAGGCAGATGTCATTGCTTCTGGTGGTATCCATTCCATGAGCGACTTGGTGGAGCTGGCGCAAATCGGTGTTTCTGGAACCATTGTCGGCAAGGCCTATTACAGCGGCAAGGTTAGCTTGGACGACTTGCAGCAATTTGGAGGTTAA